The Magnetococcus marinus MC-1 genome contains the following window.
CATCCTGAGCCGTGCGGGTCAGCGCCAGGGCGGTGGCATATCTGACCTGCTTGGCAAGGTTGTCTGCGGCTTGCGCAACACGCCTTGTGTCGGCCTCGACACGGATCATTTGTGGCAGACCTCTTCCACCAGATCTACCCGCCCTTCAAGAGCTTTGATAGCTTGGTCACGCAGAGCAAAGTCACGGTGCGCATCAGTGGCCCGATAGCGTTCAAAGGACGCCTCGTCCACCCGCGCAGCCAGGGCATCCACCCGGCCACTGAGGATGGCGAGTTCAACACGCATCTGCTCGATCGTGCTCAACTGCCATGCCATCAGTGCAGCTACACCCATGGTCAACACAGTCTGGACATGCCGTTCCAGGCCACGACGGCGTTCAACCGTCACTTCTTGTGGGCTCACGAACGATCCCCTTTTTCCGCGATGAATACCGAAGCCAGAGCCGCCCCAGCTGCCAGCAACTCGGTTATGGCTCCCGTCTGCTCATGGCTTAGTCCAAACATGGCCAGAAGAACGGCCACGCCACTCCAGGACGAGGGCTCTTTCACACGACCAAGAACGGTTTTTACCAGCAGGGAAATGGGCATCTCTTCTACCTCCAAGACAGAATCTATTGCAAACCGGCAGATGCTTCGATATACATCTGAAGGCACTGTATTCGTTAATCAATCCAACAAACTGGATCAATCATGACTAAATCTGAACTCATTTTGGCAGTAGCTGAGCAAAACACTTTGCACAAGCAATCCGCAGTTATGGTCGTCGACATGGTTTTCAATGAACTTGGTAAGGCATTAGCCAAAGGGGAAAGAGTTGAGCTTCGAGGCTTTGGCGTATTTGAGCCAAGAGCCAGAAAGCCCCGCACTGCTAAAAACCCAAAGACAGGTGAAAAAGTGAATGTAGAGCCCAAAACAGCCGTGCACTTCAAGCCTGGGCTGGATATGCGCAAGCGCGTTGACTACTGAGGTCAGTACGACCAAATTGTTGGCCGAGGCTGACCAGGTGCTGCATCCAGGGTGTCCAGGTGGATGAAACGGGACTTGTGCTGGCCTCTCTGGCTAACCCCGATGCCGGTAAACCCATGGTGCATGGCCAACGCCATCAGGGTATGGGCATCTTCACCGGAGACCTGTACGTCTACAGCCCTGCCGGTGGTGTGAGGTCCATTGGATCCGGTTGTGGATACAGATGCGTTGTGGTTGGGGCAGCGGTATGCGCTGTTGACGATAATGGGTTTGCCATAGGCCATGCGGAGTTCTTCAAGCCGAGCCATGAAACGCTCGTCCATCACCGACCGGCCACAGCCACAATGGCATTGCAGTTCAGCATGGGAGAAATGTGGCCAATGCTGTTCAGACATGCTCTTCACCCCCTCCGAGCAGGATGCGTAACAGCACGCCCGTCATGGCCACGGCAAAAAGCCCGATGATCAGCGACCCAGCCACCGTAGCCACCATCAGCAGTGAAGTTCCCATCTCTACCCCCATAAACGGCTAAACCCACCGCCAGGTTGCCCCGGGGTGGGTTTCTCGTGTTTCGTGCGATGCGGGTCTTCTGCCCGACTATAGCGCTAATACTACCAAAATCTGCCGATCGTGTCTGGAACTAAAACGTCCGGACACGTTTTCCTTGGTTAAGCACAGCCACGACTTGGAAAATGGCTGACTTCCAATGTGCTGCAAGCGTTGATCTGGCGCGACCAAATCGCCGCATGAGCAATTTCCAAGGCACCCTTTCGGCACGGTACCAAACCAAGCGCCGATGATCCGGCTCAAGCCATTCCAACCACCCCATCACCTCATCAAGGCGGTCGATGGCAGATGGGGAAGGTGGTCCCAGCCTAGCCTCTGCCGTACCCCAGCCGTAGGCATCGTAAAATTCATGGATCACCTCCGGCCAAGCAGAACGAACCTCCTCAGGCTTGAGTCCCTTCACAGGCAACCGCTTCATCGTGAACGCTGCCTCTTCTAACCGTTTTGCTACAGCTGGAGCATCCCATTTCTGCTCACGCATGACACATCCCCTTGCGACGATTTTGGCCATAAAGCCGATCCCCCAGTTGCTTGACCAACTCCCGCTCTGGCCAGCTGAGGCGATTGTCATCGTGCGACACCACCAGGATGCCGTGGCGATTCCAACCATTTCGCTTCTGCTCATCCACATCAACTTGGCTGCCCTGAAACCGGGCCAAGGGGCTGCGGGGTTGGTTGGGTCCGCCGTTCATCGCGCGCCTCCCTGCCCTAGCACGCAGTGCAGCAGGGCAAGTGCGTCACTCTCGTTGTCATCGGCTGGATTGTGCCCCAGACGCTTCATGGCGTGAATCACCTGCTCCTTGCTGGCGTTGCCTTTACCGGCAGCTGATTTTTTGATGCTGCCCACGGGCACCCCCATGTAGGGCACCTCGTGGTGCTCTGCCCAGGCGGTGAGGTGGGCCAGGAACCCGCCATACACATGGGCTGCTGTCGTTCCGATATGCCTGCGTACTTCCTCAAACAGGATCTGTCCTACATCGCTGGTGAAGTGCATCTCATCCAGCCAGGCTTTGAACCTGACCCACTGCATACCACCCCCTTCAAACCGGCCCAGCTTGAACGACACCGTGCCGCTGGTGATGGTCCCATCTGGGTGGCGCAGTGCCCATCCCATCTGGGTACCAAGATCCAGGGCCAACACTGCCCTGTTTTCATCTGCGCCCCGATGGGGCAAACTCTGAGTAGCCATATCTTCCTCCGTTGGCTGATGTGGTCAGGACGGTGGTGCAGGTCTTGGCGGAGCTCACCACCGTCCGTCTGAAACAGACCCCTTTTTTTCGGGTACCGGGTTGTACATATCTGTTCATCATGGGGGTGGGTCTTGGGGACCACCCCATGTATGTATATACATAGGAATTCCTAGGAACGTTTTTCTTTATTAAAATCAACACGATAAATGTTCCTAGGAACGTTTCCGGAACGACTTTTCCCGGAACGTTTTTTATTTAAATAATTCATATACATAAATGTTCCGGATGGACATCCGGAACGATTCGTTCCTGGCCGTTCCGGATGTTTTCCCGGAACGTTTTTATGCACTGCAAAATCCACTATTCACCCCCCTGTATGCTGTGACTCTGGGAGCCCGCACCGACCTGAAATTGGCCGACGCCAACAGCAAATTCACCATCGGGAACATCCAGGTATTTTTTCAATTTGCTGTCCCCAGCAACGCAGAGAACAATTTTCCCCAGCTGTAGTAGCAGGTCAGTCATATGCACCAACCTGTCTCTTCCGACGCTGCGCAGATCATCTGGCAACTCTGAGCGCCGTTCGTAGAGCCCGTTGCCCCCTGTTTTGGTATATGGCTGCCCACCAGATGCAGCGTTTCCCACGGCTGTAACCAATAGATCCATCAGCTCAGGCTGCTTTGATCCCAGTCGCTCAAGATCCATCGTCCGGTCAGACAAGAGCCCACTGTTGGGATTACGGGCATAGATCCGTACCGTCTTGTCTGTAGGCCAGTTGCTCTTTACAACAGCGCCTCGGTAGACACTCTCTCTCTGAAAGCGCTGGCCAATCAGTTTACAAACCTTTTTGGCTTCAGAATCCTCAACCTCCCAGAGGGCATAGGACCACCGACCGCTATCGACAAGCGCCGTGGTGCCACGAATGGCCTCTCGCGCCTCTGCAGCAGTTCCGATGGTCTTACCACTGTTTTTCTTGAAATGGTGTGTTGCCAGTACGGTAGCACCGGTCTCGGCAGCGATACGTCCCAAACCAGAAAAGAAGAGCGCCCCAGCGGCGGGGTCACTGTTAACATCACCCCCTGCAAAGTTCTGCAGCGGATCAATGACCACCAGCCGGAGGTTGGGGATCTCCAAAAGCTCCTCCCTAATGTCATGAAACTCTTCCGACAGGATTGGTCCCTCACGACTCATGCTTATCAGCGGCAACGTACCGCCCGCATTGGGCATGGGCACAATAATCAGCCGTTTGGGATTGGGCCGTCCTGGTAACACCTCAAAGAGACGTCTATGCACCTCTGCGTGATCATCCTCTGCGGTTAGCATGACAGCGGTGCCGGTTGCAGGCACTATCGGACCACCAAGCGCTTCCAGCGGGATGGGGTTTCCACTTTCGGAAAGCGCCACTTTGGCAGCCAGATCCATTAACAGCATGCTTTTCCCTGCGCCACCAATGGCTGCAAACATACCGGGCACCCCCAGTGGCAGAACGCCTTCTATCAGCCATTCACGATGAGGGGGTGGCCCCTCATAGCGATCCAGCGTCCAATCCATCAATCGGATGCGACGTTTTCTACCTTTTGGCTCCTGTCGAAGTGCGTGGTGTATAAACGCACGCACATCCATCCCCTCAGCCACGGCATCAGCAGCATCCCATTTTTCAGATTTTCCCTCTGGCGGTGTGAGAATGGACACTTCCCGAACGCCCGCGTTTCTGGCTGCCTGTGATGCCAATTGGGCGTACTCCCATCCTGCCTTGTCTCGGTCGGGCCAGATGATTACCCGTTTACCCTGGAGAATGCTCCAATCAGCGCGGTTGATCTGCCCTTTGGAGCCTAGAGATGTGGTCGCCGGGATTCCCGCATCGATGAGCGCCTGGGCGCTCTTTTCCCCTTCGACCAGCACCACCTCAGCGGCTTGCATGATTCCAGGTAGGTTGTAGAGGGGCGTCACCGCTGGCGACTGCCACTTGCCGGTGCGCACATCCAGGGGCCGAAACTCCTTTCGGCGGCCCGGAGGATCGTAACGGTAGACACAGACCAGTAGTTGGCCATTGGTATCGAAATAGTCCCACTTACCGGTATGGGGCCCCAACTCATCCATGGGGGGTTCACGCCGTTGAGTGGGTTGCATCGATACAGGTGGTAATCTCACGGACTCTCCCAGCCAGCCGCGCACATCATCCATGACGTCACGGAACTGGGTGCGGGTGTCCATGCCTCGTGACCGGGCCCACAGGTCCAGGATGTCGCCACCCGAACCCGCAGCATGGTCATACCAGACCCCGGCCTTTTCTCCCGTCAGCTCAACCTTCATGCTCTCACCGGGGTTGCCCTCCACATCTCCGATGAAGAACTGCCCATGACGAACCTTCCCGGCAGGCAAAAGGTGATACAGCACCGACTCAATCTGGCTCTGCAAACGTGCTTTTATCTCCTCCTTTTCATGATGCTGTTCTGCAACAGAGGAAAACTCCTGCTGTCCACCCGCATCATTGAAATCGAGATATGGAGTCCAATTATTCATGCTGATAGACTCCAGCAGCGATCTGCCCAGCTACACATACGGCACTGGAAATGTGTCGACTCCCGGCTAATCCGGGGTAGTAGCTCATGGGCCTCTGTAGCTTTGATGATCCGCACCGCCCGGTCGGACATCCTTTGGGCCAGGGAAGCGTCAAATGGGACCAGTTCGTGATGGATTTCGGACGTATCCTTGTTGATGGCGGTGAACAGCGCCGGGTTGGCCGAGATGCCCCCTACCTGGGGCTCCATATATGCCTGATAGATGGCGACCTGGGCTGCGTATACCGGCTTGGAGAGGGCCACCCCGCGCTTTACGGTGTCATTCCAGGATTTATTGTTGAGGGACTTGCACTCCCATAGACAGGGGTAACCCATGCTGATGCTGTTTGGGCCAGATACGATGATCCCATCTACATGGCCCTGAATCCGACCGCCAGCAGCTTCGAAGCCGAACTGCTCGCCATTAGGGCGATTACCCTTGGTGGTGAAGAGCTCGAATCCAGCCATGCGCAGCCAGCGAATCGCCATATCCTCAAACAGGTGTCCAGCGGCGAAAATGCGCAGGAGCTGCCCATCAAAATCCTTCCCCGTATCCTTGGGAGCATGGGCGTACTCAAACTGCAGCGCCCGTTCACAAGCCACTCCTAAACGGGATGCGCCCAGGTAGGTGCGAGGCGTCTGTTGGCGGTTTTCCTCTTCCAGAGCGACATCGATCAGGTGATTGATGGAAGAGGCGAACTCTCCTCCATTGTGGTTATAATCCAACATGGTCATGCCCCTTTCATACCCTGGTGGCATTCACGGAGGATCTCTATGGGATAACTATTGACCGACCCCCAGCGCTCATCGGGGACCTGTCCCATACGAATGGCGAGGTTTCGACACATCTCAGATGCCTTTATGCCCAGTTGCTTGGCATAAGCGAGAGGTGCAGGGATACTCTCTTTGCGGCAATAGGCCAATGCGGTCATATACCCGGTATCGCCGTCCATGTCTGATTGGCGTTGGGCAATGGCATCCAACTGCTGTTGTTGGTTGTGCTGAAACTGGGCTAGTTGGTTTACCCTCTGTTCCTGTTCCCAGTTGGCCTTGGCCATCAGATAAAGCTGATGGGCCGTGGAGGTGGGTGCAGTTCGGAAGTAGCGATTGACCAGCTCTCTCTGAACCTTCCAGGCCAGATCGTCGGTGAAGGATTTCACCAACATGAGATAGCCAGACTCGGTCAAGAGGGTCAGCCCCCGTGTGGGGATCTCAATATCAAAGGAACGAAATTCGTCTTTTTTAGAGAAATCAACAAGGTAGAAGTCTTCTCTGTCTAGGAAGCGTTCTCGATTTGCGCCGAAGTTTCTGGACGCGGTCCCCACTGGGCGCTGGTGAATCTGATCTACCATAGCTAGGGTGATGACCCGCCTTCCTTGATACTCAACGATGGGAAACTCACTATTTCCGATGCTGATCATCGCGTTGTGGTTATGCGTGTTCATTAGGGCTCTCCTAAAACGGAATCTCATCCGGCTTGGCGCTGGCCATGTACTCCTGATAGGCAGTGATAATCACCTCCACCATCGTGAGCACTTCCTCTTTGCTGTACTCCGCCAAAGGGCGTTGCATACCAATGCTGGCCACATACTCCCCAAGAGAGGGGAGTGCGGCGGCCATGGCAGCTTTTTCCAGCTCAGTGGCATCCACCATGTTGTGAACCTCCAAAATCAGATCCTCTGGCACGGCCCTGACTTTGCGTAACAGCCAGATCAGAACGTGTGAGGAGTGACGTTTTAAATGACGCTGAAAGAGTGACCGCTCCTTACGGTTCAAGGCTGCCAGCCCAACCCGGCGGGTGCGCAACCCAGGCGGCAACTTGATCCATCCCCAATCCGGGTCGTGCCAAGTGCTCTTCCGGCGTGTCCATGCTGTGGCCATCACGCCACCTCCGCCAGCGCCTGCCGGTCAGCTTCAAAGATCAAACTGCGAATAGCAGCTTTATTGAAGCGGAAGGTCAGCAGCGCTGATGCGTGGTAACGGGTCAGCCCCATATCCATACGCATTGCCTGCGGCAGATATTGAAGCTGCTTATCCGTTGGGGGTTGGTTGAGCCAGGATTTGGTTTTATGTGCCGACTCATCGGTTTCGCTCTCATTGAGCCAGTCATCGGCTGCAGCAAGACAGATGGTACGTTCACCTATGGAGAGCAGCTTAGTCGGCTGGCCCTTGGCTCCACCCACAGCGTGCCAGTTGCCATTGAGGAAGAAGATCCCACCCCAGGCGTGGAAGCCGTTGGCCACCATGGCGGCGTCATCTCCGAACAGGTCAACCCAGCGGAAACTGGAGCGTTTGAGCAGGTCCACCTCGGACATGATGAAGTCGGTGATGGATTCCGGCCCTTCTCCAGTAACTTCCGATTCCCACACATACCCACAAAGAGAGCACTCCCTGACTGCCAAAGGCACGATGGCCTGGCACTCGGGGCACTCCTTGGTGGGAGCCGCTCCCAGGATCTCCTTTCCATCCAGGTTAACGTCCTGCTCCAAGGAGCCGTGGAGGATGGATGAAGTGCCGAAATCCAGAACAATACAGTCGGTCTTAACCAGCCCAGGAAACAGGGCAGGATCTACGGTGCGCAGCCCGCGTCCCACCATCTGGATCATGGTGGATTTGTACGAACTTGGCCGAAGTAGAACTACACAGGATGTAGGTGGATGATCGTAGCCCTCAGTCAACACAGCCACGTTGACCACTACCATGGCTGAGCCCTTTTCAAACCGAGCCAAGGCAGCTTTGCGCTCTCCTGTGGAGAGTTCTCCATGGACCATCACCGCTTCCACATCCGCATTGTTGAAAGCATCTGTAACGTTCTGGGCATGATCCACGGTGGAGCAGAAGACGATGGTCTTTCTGGTGCCCGCTTTCTCTTTCCAATGTTTGATGACAGCCTCGGTGACCGGGGCTTTGTTCATGATCTGGGACACCTCGGCCATATCAAAGTCGTCTGCTGTCTTCCGTACGCTTTTCAACGCATCCTGAGTGCCTACATCAACAACGAATGTACGGGGTTTAACCAGATGGCCAGACTGGATCAATTCGCCAAGCCGCACTTGGTCCGCGACATTGCTGAAGATGGGGCGTAGCGCCTTTTTATCACCACGATTGGGGGTGGCAGTTAGACCGTAAATGCAGCAATCCGGATTACGATCCAGAGCGGTATCAATGATGCGCCGGTAGCTGTTGGCGGCGGCGTGGTGCGCCTCGTCAATGACCAACAAGCCAAGCTCAGGCATGGCATCCAGATTCTTCTGCCGCGCAAGAGTGGGCACCATGGCAAAGGTGGCGCGACCGCGCCACGATTTGCCACGGGCATCTACCACAGAGGTAGAGAGCCCAGGATTAACCTTGGTGAACTTCATCACATTCTGTCGGGTTAGCTCATCCCGATGCGCAAGAACACATGCCTTCTCCCCAGAGTCGGATATCATGTTGCCCACTACAGCGGAGAGCATTACCGTCTTGCCTGCGCCGGTAGGAGCAACCCCCAGAGTGTTCCCATGTTCGTGGAGAGCGGCCACTGACCGCTCCACGAACTGTTTCTGCCTTGGTCGTAAACGCATGGTTTACCCCCTTACTGCGCCCAACTGGGCGTTTGGGTAGGGGGTGTGGAAGTAGCCTGCTGCTGTGGCTGTTGAGGTGCTTGTTGTTGAGCAGGTTGTTGCCACCCCTGGTTAGCTGGGGGTGCTGCTGGTGCTGGAGTACCACCACCACTGTAGCCCTGATACTCCTTTTGGTCCGGGGTGATGGCGAACTTGATGGTGTTCTTATCCGAATCGTCCCTCTGATCCTTTTCCACATCGATTTTGGCCAAGAACTCAAGCCCATCCAGGTCAGCCAGTCCATTAATGCGCCGGGCCTGTTGGGCTTGAGGGGTGTTGTCCTTATCCTTGAGGCCACGGGAAGAGTTGAGGATCGCGCGAATAAAAGAGCGCCCCATATTGCCCCATTCCGGGCCCTTCTGACTGAATAAGCCGATGTTACTCCACACCTTCCGTTTGGCGTATTTGCCCTCAGTGATGACATATTCTACCTTGAGGAAAACAGCCCCAGTGTCGGCATTACGCGTAGCATACCCACCTGTCCAACCCCGGTTGGGGTCATCATAACCGCCTGGCTTGATGGTCATGCGCACCGGCGCAATGGTCCCTTTGGGAATCAGGTCAAAACTTTGCTGACTCTCAGCGTTGTTGAAATCGTTCCAGTTGTTATCCATGATGGTCATGCTCCTGTGTTCATTGCCATGTCGACGGGGGCGCCGGTGGCGGGGGCGGCTTCGGTCACTTTCTCAGGGCGTTCGAAGCTAAGCCTTTCCGCTGCCGGTTTGCCGGGTTGATGTATTTTCTCCATGAGGCGACCCAGATGGGGCTCCTCCACCATGGTGAGGCGACCACTTCTGTCTTTAGCCGGGTATCCCCATGGATTGAGTGTCTGGCAGATGAAGGCTCGATAAGACGGACCCTCCTCGGGTTTGACCTCCACCATGCTGATCACCTGATCTACAATACCGGGCAGTTCCAGACCGGTTTTTGATCCTTCAATCTGCGGGGTGTAGTAACGCCGATTGAAGTCGTCGGTCTTCTCATCAAGGATGCCGACGAACCAGACGTTCTTGCCCCGGGTATGCTGGAGGTGGGTGATCCAGGCGATCATCTCCTGGCCGTGCAGCCCGTAAGCGCCCCGCAAATCTGGTTTTCCGGTTTTCTCCGAGAACGCCTGGGGCTGTCCCTTGCACCATTGGAAGCAGAGCCGCCCAGCCACGGTGATGCTGTCCACGAAAATGCTCTGGTACTTGGCCATGACCCCGGGGTCGCCATACTTCTGTAAAACAGCGTTGTAGTGCGCCTGACTGTAGTGCTGATCATCCCTCAGCGCAGGGTTGGGGCCGCCAATGAACACTGCAAAGTTGCGGCACTCGTCCCAGGTGCGTGGGCGGATGGTATCCCCGGGCCACCCCTCCACGGCCAGGTCTCCGGCCTCCAGGTCGAAGAACAGGGTGGAATTAGGGTCGACGGACCACAGCAGCGATGTCTTGCCGATGCCGCTGGGGCCCAGAATTACCCCCTTGATGCCCCGTTGCTCCGCCATGCGCTGGTCGGCGCTAATGATGGGGAGGCCGCTCATGCCGCGATCTCCTGCTCATCCTTCACCGACAGTTTGAAGGTGGGCTTGCCAGCCTTGACGGTGCGTGCCCCTTCAAAAGCACTCCGGATCTGGGAGGGCCAAGCCTTGAACTTGGATTCCGGCACTTTGTAGTCAACATCCATATACTCGTTGGGGTCTTCACCGGCTTTGCGGATCCGGTCGAACAGATCCGAGAGTCGCTTTTGATCCCAATGCGGGCGCTTTGGAAGCTCTGCCGTTACCTGCACATCGCCGTCGATAAAGCGCACCGTGCCAAAGTCCTTACCAGCCTCTTTGCGCAGAAGATCAGCTTTATCTGCGTAACGACGTGAGATGACGCCTTCTAGAAACTCCTTGGTCAACTTGGCCGACTCCACAGCTTTTGCCGCCTGTTGTTGCAGATTGGCCAACTGTTCAGGAGAGAGTTCTGCCAGTTCGCCTATGGGCATGCTGCGTAACTCACTCAAAGTGGGATTCATCTCTGTTTTCATGACTGTTTTCTCCTTCTTTTCTTCTTTGGGTTCGGGCTTCCACCGTGGAAGCACCATGTGCTGTAAAAAGTGAACTTCAACTCTGTTCAGCGCCTGTTCTGGATCGAGCTCCACCACCTCGCAGATGAACCTGAAACTGCCAGGATGCCTCGATCGACTTCTAAACCACCTGCACAGATGGATGACATCCTGTCGAAACAGCTGCTCATTCCAGTGCTTGGGGTTGTGCTCAACCTTCTTCAGAAGCCTCTTTGCGTCTCTAAGGGCCATGGCTAGTACGGCACGCCAGAGGTCAGTTTCACCTGACGGGATGGTTTGCTGATGGGTGATCGCGACAATGGTCATCATGCACTTGCGCCAAACGCCGAGCTGTGGCCTTGAACATTGACCGCACGGGACTGTATGAACTGCTCAACGTCCTGCAGGCGGTACATAATCTTGCGACCGATACGAACATATGAGAGAGGGTAGCGTTTGGAGACGCGCCAGTTGGAAAGTGTGGTCACCTCAATACCCAGCATCGAGGCAGCCTGTTTGGGTGAGATCAATTGAATGGGCTGGTTTTGGTTACAGGGTATGTACATTTGTATTCCTCCAGTGCTTGTTCATTGCTGTTGGAGAGAACCTTACACCACCTTTTCGTGAAAAGATAACGGACACTCGCGAGAGTCCGGTCTCTCACTTTTTTAGTGAGAGACCGCGAAATACACATACCTCTTCATATTGTTTTTATGCATATTTTTTAATACGCGCTTTCACAACTTCACGAAAAAGTTACAGTTCGCGGTCTCTCAAACGCCTTCTGAGAGACCGCAGAGAGGGTGAGAGACCGCGGACAAAAAACCACTTCTTTATATTTTCTAGTATTTACAAATTTGGACTATCTCAACTCGGCTGATTTTCGCGGACACACCCCAAAAATCTGAGAGACCGCGACAGGCACAAGACGCAAAAAAGCTCCTGGCAGTCTACCAGGAGCTTTCAATACAGCATCTTAGATCCTCTATACGCGCTTCAGATAGCAACCCCCTCAGGGGCAACATCGCTTAGCCAGCGCCTCAGTGTTCGATCCGAGTAACCGACCCCCTCACACGCCACGGCCTTCACACCATCATTTCGGTAGATCTCATGGGAAGGTTTCTGCGGGTTTTCACGCCAAATGTAGGCCGCCAAGGCACGGATGCGTTCTCTATGACGCGTTGATTGCCCATGCCGCCCAGAAAACGGATCCTTTGCCTCCTGAGGATGGCTTGGTAAAGAGGGCTCATCATTCACTTCCTGGGGAATGCCTTCTGATACCTGTTCCTGCATGTAAACCGCCTCAAAACGATGCACTGCAACACCAGAAAGCTTTATATCATCTCTGTTAACAGGAAAAGGGGTGTCTACCTCACACTCCATCCCTGGCACAGAGAAGTGCTTAATCCTGCGTGAATAACCATCATCTGTATCTGGCAGATAGGTCACTCCAGCCTCTCCATAGGACCAAATGATACCAATATCTCTGGGCAATAGAGGCAGCAAGCCAGATACAAAGCGTGTTTCTATGGGATATGAAAATCGTTCACCATTGGCACCCTCTTCCGAATCCATGATGTCCACATGGCAATAGGGCACCCAAAATGACAGTTCAAGGATCCCTTCCATACCATAAGAAAGCAGATCGTTTTCCGAACAGTCCCATCTTTCTACCACTTCCTTGATGGTATAATACTGTTTGGGAGGCAGAGCCATCCAGACCACCCGTCCTTTCTAATTTGTTTATTTTCCAATCGTACAGCAGATGGCCTTCAAGCTATCACCATCGATAAATAGTTGTCAAATACGTTTCACTTTGACTCATCCTCAAAACTCTGGCACACTGCTGCTCATGGATACCTTAGGACACAGACTGAAAGATGCTCGGCTCGCGTTAGGCCTGTCCCAGAAAAAACTGGCGGATAAGGCAGGCGTGAGCCAGGGCCTCATTCATAAACTTGAGACCGGCTTCTATGAAGGCACCGGCCAGATTGTGCCTATTGCCGGGGCTCTTGATGTGCGCCCTGAGTGGCTTCACAGCGGCGAGCAACCCCGTCGTTGGGGCAACCCCCAATATAAAGATCTCAGGGAAAACAGTAGCCACTCAAGCGCAGATGGCAGCGCGCCCTCAGGACACACCACATCCGAGGGGTATGCCCTCATCCCGATCTACTCCGTGCATGCCAGTGCAGGACTGGGCGAAGAGGTGATTCAGGAAGATGTACTGGACCACCTGGCGTTCCAAACCTCCTGGTTAAGCCAGAAGGGGCTTGATCCCTGTAAGCTGGGTGTTATCCAAACCCAAGGAGATAGCATGTACCCCACCTTTGATGATGGGGATGTGCTTCTACTGGATATGGGACAGCGTGAGGTGGTAGATGGCAAGGTATTCGTCCTACGCTCTGAAGAGTATCTGTACGTCAAACGCCTTCAAATCCTACCAGGACGCATTCTGATCGTTAGTGACAACCCCAAATACCAATCCGTCCAGGTTACCCGTGAAGAGCGGGAACTTTGGAAGATTGTCGGCAGAGTCGTTTGGGTCGGGCGGGAAATCTGATTTTAAGAAACCTCATTCCACTTTGTTTCACCTCCACAACATCCCTTCTCATTCACCTCTCGCAGGTGTTTGTTTTCCGTTTTATTCCCGTGATAGCCTCAGCTTACGAACTCAATACTGGGGTATTCATATATGCGTACAGATTGCCACACATCTCACC
Protein-coding sequences here:
- a CDS encoding helix-turn-helix domain-containing protein, producing MYIPCNQNQPIQLISPKQAASMLGIEVTTLSNWRVSKRYPLSYVRIGRKIMYRLQDVEQFIQSRAVNVQGHSSAFGASA
- a CDS encoding ATP-binding protein, whose amino-acid sequence is MSGLPIISADQRMAEQRGIKGVILGPSGIGKTSLLWSVDPNSTLFFDLEAGDLAVEGWPGDTIRPRTWDECRNFAVFIGGPNPALRDDQHYSQAHYNAVLQKYGDPGVMAKYQSIFVDSITVAGRLCFQWCKGQPQAFSEKTGKPDLRGAYGLHGQEMIAWITHLQHTRGKNVWFVGILDEKTDDFNRRYYTPQIEGSKTGLELPGIVDQVISMVEVKPEEGPSYRAFICQTLNPWGYPAKDRSGRLTMVEEPHLGRLMEKIHQPGKPAAERLSFERPEKVTEAAPATGAPVDMAMNTGA
- a CDS encoding XRE family transcriptional regulator, which produces MDTLGHRLKDARLALGLSQKKLADKAGVSQGLIHKLETGFYEGTGQIVPIAGALDVRPEWLHSGEQPRRWGNPQYKDLRENSSHSSADGSAPSGHTTSEGYALIPIYSVHASAGLGEEVIQEDVLDHLAFQTSWLSQKGLDPCKLGVIQTQGDSMYPTFDDGDVLLLDMGQREVVDGKVFVLRSEEYLYVKRLQILPGRILIVSDNPKYQSVQVTREERELWKIVGRVVWVGREI
- a CDS encoding DEAD/DEAH box helicase, which encodes MRLRPRQKQFVERSVAALHEHGNTLGVAPTGAGKTVMLSAVVGNMISDSGEKACVLAHRDELTRQNVMKFTKVNPGLSTSVVDARGKSWRGRATFAMVPTLARQKNLDAMPELGLLVIDEAHHAAANSYRRIIDTALDRNPDCCIYGLTATPNRGDKKALRPIFSNVADQVRLGELIQSGHLVKPRTFVVDVGTQDALKSVRKTADDFDMAEVSQIMNKAPVTEAVIKHWKEKAGTRKTIVFCSTVDHAQNVTDAFNNADVEAVMVHGELSTGERKAALARFEKGSAMVVVNVAVLTEGYDHPPTSCVVLLRPSSYKSTMIQMVGRGLRTVDPALFPGLVKTDCIVLDFGTSSILHGSLEQDVNLDGKEILGAAPTKECPECQAIVPLAVRECSLCGYVWESEVTGEGPESITDFIMSEVDLLKRSSFRWVDLFGDDAAMVANGFHAWGGIFFLNGNWHAVGGAKGQPTKLLSIGERTICLAAADDWLNESETDESAHKTKSWLNQPPTDKQLQYLPQAMRMDMGLTRYHASALLTFRFNKAAIRSLIFEADRQALAEVA